A region from the Schistocerca serialis cubense isolate TAMUIC-IGC-003099 chromosome 1, iqSchSeri2.2, whole genome shotgun sequence genome encodes:
- the LOC126429194 gene encoding inverted formin-2-like → MQVIELLCAVCAYSSKGHEMALHALRHFKVTCDQKHGFDIIVSELRNTKNVEYQTRLLSFINCLTLGCHNVHKRVQIRNELLGRGLGPILSSLSATNDKELQMQVSAFIDYQHRDEMELESTKQLTHHQLFETIFEKIADTPHAVRFHSMLQKLAQLDPTNPNVDSVWEALDSLSSEAIKPGFSIHKKPARTQKYHERRADSINKTHSFDILNTSTVSTQTEVEYTREVKQLCDNEKQHQLSPPEAKLSFPAPPPLPPPTPCLPLPLISVVSSAMPSASGVLSPSSLAGYSSQQKNYVPPPPPIPNSDSFETLMLHRRHSLPAYLPDSASLWTPVKDKSNTLPLPKRKMKTLSWTKIPVSMIGESVWTEMQSEAKSLRVDFKQMEELFCQKTATVQHRKSSPVTLPAPITPKITLLETKRDLAVNIYLKQFKLGGKAVIEGIKNLKGGDIGPEKLKALLPLLPTEKELTSVRSYSGDLDRLGEAEKFYLQLSEVPSFVLRIRAMLLKEEFPLRTSELREQLNAVADACNKLKANKRLKEFLALVLQLGNYINAGSYAGNAAGFTLSTLPKLLEIKANKPRLTFLHYVVEVAEANNKEILQFTEDMSNMKEMARISVELLQEEVMKLISDVKHVASQLKEDTSGLTVQFKEFVLAIVKICFALLFTDFFKAALKCSNELQQAMNKVKACTHALAKHFCEDPKKFKPEECFHLFAEFFTIIQRVRLENEEKRKSEQQQIQEQMETNKLTANGGRGRKKFLPHRQYTAAKQILRDICSKNFKLRRTEAQY, encoded by the exons ATGCAAGTTATTgaacttctctgtgctgtgtgcGCATATTCTTCAAAAGGACATGAAATGGCTCTTCATGCTCTACGGCACTTCAAG GTTACTTGTGATCAGAAGCATGGGTTTGACATAATAGTGAGTGAACTTCGTAACACAAAAAATGTTGAATATCAGACAAGGCTGCTTTCTTTCATCAACTGCCTAACACTGGGCTGCCACAATGTCCACAAGCGTGTGCAGATCAGGAATGAATTACTTG GTCGTGGGCTTGGACCAATCCTGAGTTCACTAAGTGCAACTAATGATAAGGAGCTACAGATGCAAGTTTCAGCATTCATTGATTACCAACACAGAGATGAGATGGAATTAGAATCAACAAAACAACTAACTCATCATCAGTTGTTTGAAACAATATTCGAAAAG ATAGCAGATACACCACATGCTGTCAGGTTCCACTCCATGCTACAAAAGCTTGCACAGCTAGATCCAACAAATCCAAATGT GGACAGTGTGTGGGAAGCACTTGACTCACTTTCATCTGAAGCTATAAAACCTGGGTTTTCAATCCACAAAAAGCCAGCACGCACTCAAAAATATCATGAAAGAAGAGCTGACAGTATTAACAAAACACATTCTTTTGATATCCTTAATACAAGCACAGTGTCTACGCAGACCGAGGTGGAATATACCAGAGAAGTAAAGCAACTTTGTGATAATGAGAAACAGCATCAGTTGTCACCACCAGAAGCAAAACTGTCATTCCCAgcaccacctcctcttcctcctcctacaCCTTGTCTGCCACTGCCACTTATTTCAGTGGTGTCATCAGCTATGCCATCAGCTTCAGGGGTGCTATCACCTTCATCACTTGCAGGTTACAGTTCtcaacaaaaaaattatgtacctCCACCTCCTCCAATTCCCAATAGTGACAGCTTTGAAACACTGATGTTACATAGGAGACATTCACTTCCAGCATATTTACCAGATTCTGCAAGTTTGTGGACACCAGTAAAGGACAAGTCTAACACACTACCACTGCCCAAGCGGAAGATGAAAACCCTAAGCTGGACAAAGATTCCAGTCTCTATGATAG GTGAATCAGTATGGACTGAAATGCAGAGCGAAGCAAAGAGTCTTAGAGTTGATTTCAAGCAAATGGAAGAACTGTTCTGTCAGAAAACTGCTACTGTCCAACATCGAAAGTCTTCTCCAGTAACACTTCCAGCACCAATAACTCCCAAGATCACTTTACTGGAAACCAAGAGAGATCTGGCAGTAAACATTTATCTAAAACAGTTCAAATTGGGAGGGAAAGCAGTCATAGAAGGTATAAAGAACCTTAAAGGAGGTGATATAGGTCCTGAGAAACTGAAAGCTCTCTTGCCACTACTTCCCACAGAAAAAGAG CTGACTTCAGTCAGATCCTATTCTGGAGATCTGGATCGTTTAGGAGAGGCAGAGAAATTTTATCTTCAGCTATCAGAAGTACCTTCCTTTGTCCTCAGGATTAGGGCAATGTTGCTT AAAGAAGAGTTTCCTTTAAGAACATCTGAACTGAGAGAACAACTAAATGCCGTTGCAGATGCATGCAATAAGCTGAAGGCTAATAAACGTTTGAAAGAATTTCTAGCACTAGTACTTCAACTTGGAAACTACATAAATGCT GGAAGCTATGCGGGCAATGCAGCAGGCTTTACACTCAGTACACTACCAAAGCTCCTAGAAATAAAAGCAAACAAACCAAGGCTGACATTCTTGCACTATGTGGTAGAAGTTGCAGAAGCTAACAATAAGGAAATATTACAATTCACAGAAGATATGAGTAACATGAAAGAAATGGCAAG GATATCAGTGGAGCTGCTCCAGGAAGAAGTGATGAAACTTATTAGTGATGTCAAACATGTTGCATCACAGCTGAAGGAAGATACAAGTGGACTCACGGTGCAGTTCAAAG AATTTGTGCTTGCTATTGTTAAAATCTGTTTTGCTCTTCTTTTCACAGATTTCTTTAAGGCTGCTTTGAAATGCAGTAATGAACTTCAGCAGGCTATGAATAAGGTGAAGGCTTGTACTCATGCTTTAGCCAAACATTTCTGTGAAGATCCTAAGAAATTCAAGCCAGAAGAATGTTTCCATTTGTTTGCTGAGTTTTTTACCATAATTCAGAGAGTTCGACTG gaaaatgaagagaaaaggAAATCAGAACAACAGCAAATTCAAGAGCAGATGGAAACAAACAAACTAACTGCAAACGGAGGTAGAGGCAGAAAAAAGTTTTTACCACATCGACAATATACTGCAGCTAAACAGATTTTAAGGGATATTTGCAGTAAAAATTTCAAATTACGTCGAACTGAAGCTCAGTACTGA